In a single window of the Coffea eugenioides isolate CCC68of chromosome 3, Ceug_1.0, whole genome shotgun sequence genome:
- the LOC113765845 gene encoding uncharacterized protein LOC113765845, with product MARTKRQKITGNTLVDQHEDIAENQIHIEEPNSTDEENADENSQRKTRGPTYMTEIWGKPSSCHRYKVRFDKDGEPVGKNKSKFTEFLGTIARNGKYAPLDVTDWREMTNDKKQDMLVLVKEKFRLSPGADFWTLKSIGKKWRNWKSALKAKYYNPNESIESQINNRDQRILKDQWRNLLAYWSLEETKNTSEKNKMSRAKKTMNHKTGKKSYAQIRKKLMKKLGHLPSRVDMFEHCYTDSNGNPGNDDVAATLQALKEKVSQLPPGSNDDVGRNDAFAQVFGEDNNGRVRMYGLGVTPSDKWGNVPSRSTCQRIVMEQKAAISKMEDKFAEQDQQLKDQAKELAELKAMVCQQQNSGSKTGGSINSTSSNHVSKSPMGARSLQEGDWVDIFSLFDPTKCLAIGRLQGIDPSKVVGGQPLGPCWCEILVQIVMERNEQLIRPYGLLQTIEDALGAPIAWPLKLWIRTPTSGANLSSTTAVPTTNLPSTSSKATTKMIPSTSKAGQSPLSQLWIRTPTSGANLRTTTAIPTTNLPSTSSKATTTATTKRPRTNSGDAKTRSSKSNSGAAKTGMVFKSFDYVYMLPPLVVV from the exons ATGGCAAGGACTAAAAGACAGAAGATTACTGGAAATACACTTGTTGATCAACACGAGGATATAGCTGAAAATCAGATTCACATTGAGGAGCCTAACTCTACAG ATGAAGAAAATGCAGATGAAAATTCACAAAGAAAAACTAGAGGGCCAACATATATGACAGAAATATGGGGTAAACCTAGTAGTTGTCATCGGTACAAAGTTAGATTTGATAAGGATGGTGAGCCTGTTGGCAAGAACAAGTCCAAATTTACTGAGTTCTTAGGAACAATAGCAAGAAATGGAAAGTATGCTCCTCTAGACGTGACAGATTGGCGTGAAATGACAAATGATAAGAAGCAAGACATGCTTGTATTGGTGAAG GAAAAATTTCGTCTTTCTCCAGGTGCAGATTTTTGGACTTTGAAATCAATCggcaaaaaatggagaaattgGAAATCAGCTTTAAAGGCAAAATATTACAATCCAAATGAATCCATTGAGAGTCAAATTAACAATAGGGATCAGCGGATCTTGAAAGATCAGTGGAGAAATCTTCTGGCTTACTGGAGCTTAGAGGAAACAAAG AATACCAGCGAGAAGAATAAGATGAGTCGGGCTAAGAAAACAATGAATCATAAGACAGGGAAGAAATCGTATGCTCAAATTCGAAAGAAATTG ATGAAAAAATTAGGTCATCTCCCATCACGAGTTGATATGTTCGAACACTGTTATACTGACTCAAACGGAAACCCGGGAAATGATGACGTTGCAGCTACATTA CAAGCTTTGAAGGAAAAAGTTAGCCAACTTCCCCCTGGTTCTAATGATGATGTTGGTCGTAATGATGCATTTGCCCAAGTATTTGGGGAAGATAACAATGGGCGTGTGCGCATGTATGGTCTAGGTGTGACGCCATCAGACAAATGGGGTAACGTACCTAGTCGCAGCACTTGTCAGCGTATCGTTATGGAGCAAAAGGCAGCAATTTCTAAGATGGAAGATAAATTTGCTGAGCAAGATCAGCAGCTGAAAGACCAAGCCAAAGAACTTGCAGAGCTCAAAGCAATGGTGTGTCAGCAGCAAAATAGTGGCTCAAAAACTGGTGGCTCGATAAATTCAACGTCCTCTAATCATGTTTCAAAATCTCCTATGGGTGCTCGTTCTCTTCAG GAAGGTGATTGGGTGGATATTTTCAGCTTGTTTGATCCAACAAAATGTCTAGCTATTGGTCGCCTCCAAGGAATTGATCCTTCTAAAGTTGTTGGTGGACAACCATTAGGACCATGTTGGTGTGAAATACTAGTACAAATCGTGATGGAACGCAATGAACAATTGATTAGGCCTTATGGGCTATTGCAAACAATTGAAGATGCACTTGGTGCACCGATTGCTTGGCCACTGAAATTG TGGATAAGAACACCTACATCTGGTGCCAATTTAAGTTCAACTACTGCTGTTCCTACTACCAACTTACCAAGTACAAGTTCAAAAGCAACAACTAAGATG ATTCCAAGTACTTCAAAGGCTGGCCAATCCCCTCTAAGCCAACTG TGGATAAGAACACCTACATCTGGTGCCAATTTAAGAACAACTACTGCTATTCCTACCACCAACTTACCAAGTACAAGTTCAAAAGCAACAACTACAGCAACAACTAAAAGACCAAGAACCAATTCGGGTGATGCTAAAACTAGAAGTTCTAAAAGCAATTCAGGTGCTGCTAAAACTGGAATGGTGTTCAAGTCTTTTGACTATGTTTACATGCTACCACCCCTAGTAGTTGTTTGA